A single region of the Gossypium arboreum isolate Shixiya-1 chromosome 12, ASM2569848v2, whole genome shotgun sequence genome encodes:
- the LOC128285138 gene encoding transcription factor ILI3-like, whose protein sequence is MSGASNKITDDELNALILRLGTLLPQLNHGRHGRASPSTTKILKETCSYIRRLQKEVDDLSERLLQCLDSMDITSSDAEFLTNLLQQ, encoded by the exons ATGTCTGGAGCTTCAAACAAAATCACAGATGATGAGCTCAATGCTCTCATCTTAAGACTTGGAACATTGCTTCCTCAGCTCAATCATGGCCGCCATGGCAGG GCATCACCATCGACaacgaaaattttgaaagaaacatGCAGTTATATCAGAAGATTACAGAAAGAAGTAGATGATTTGAGTGAGAGGCTATTGCAATGTCTAGATTCCATGGATATAACTAGCTCTGATGCTGAATTTCTTACAAATTTGCTTCAACAGTAA
- the LOC108480026 gene encoding uncharacterized protein LOC108480026, producing the protein MVMGRVRNWWSHSKTVAVIWFSSLALFFFLFQLALRNSTSLSSLPSSESAMANSNRRSTLYDKMERDLDQHGAAFLKHGETSQSLSLSDLFTLKDGFVTPVLKAAHPPVRANVLYMSTEYSVPISKAVKQVFDPYFDKAIWFQNSSLYHFSMFHASHHIAPVPASEIEIEAEAAAAKAVAEGLCPLQIVLDRVVLTSTGVLLGCWQVISGTDPVSIRAKLRTALARAPEKQLYDEAILHTSFARLLSHPKASLMDTDSTSNPIKLFHKLVSQLNNEIRGFKAKVKELWYVEEYDVLALALNGKMKVRRFQMGCSRT; encoded by the exons ATGGTGATGGGTAGAGTTAGAAATTGGTGGAGCCATTCCAAAACTGTAGCTGTTATATGGTTCTCTTCTCTTGCTTTGTTCTTCTTTCTCTTCCAATTGGCTCTCcgaaattccacttctctttcttcCCTTCCTTCTTCAG AGTCTGCTATGGCAAATAGCAATCGAAGATCAACATTGTATGATAAAATGGAAAGGGATTTGGACCAGCATGGAGCAGCTTTTCTTAAACATGGTGAAACTTCTCAATCGCTGTCACTTTCAGATCTCTTTACTTTGAAAGATGGATTTGTAACACCTGTACTTAAG GCAGCACATCCTCCTGTACGGGCCAACGTCTTGTATATGAGCACAGAATACTCAGTGCCCATCTC GAAGGCTGTAAAGCAAGTATTTGATCCATACTTTGACAAAG CGATCTGGTTTCAGAACTCAAGCTTGTACCATTTCAGTATGTTCCACGCATCGCATCATATTGCACCTGTTCCCGCCTCTGAAATTGAG ATTGAAGCTGAAGCAGCTGCTGCTAAAGCTGTTGCAGAGGGGCTATGCCCTTTACAAATCGTCTTAGACAGGGTAGTTTTAACTTCGACTGGTGTGCTTCTTGGCTGCTGGCAG GTAATTTCTGGAACGGATCCCGTAAGCATTCGTGCTAAATTGAGAACAGCACTTGCACGAGCACCAGAGAAGCAACTT TATGATGAGGCTATTCTTCACACGTCTTTTGCAAGGCTTCTGAGTCACCCTAAAGCTTCACTCATG GACACTGATAGTACTTCAAATCCAATCAAACTTTTCCATAAGCTAGTCTCTCAACTAAACAATGAAATCCGTGGATTTAAG GCAAAGGTAAAGGAGCTGTGGTATGTGGAGGAATATGATGTGTTGGCCCTTGCCTTAAATGGAAAAATGAAGGTGCGCAGGTTCCAAATGGGTTGCTCAAGAACCTGA
- the LOC108477273 gene encoding HVA22-like protein a isoform X2, with the protein MGSGAGSFLKVFFKNFDILAGYASVRAIESESRADDRQWLTYWVLYSMITLLELTFAKVIEWIPIWSHAKLIFTCWLVIPYFSGAAYVYEHYLRPFFMNPQQTISIWYVPSKKDFFSKPDDILTAAERYIEENGTDAFEKLIHRADKSRSSGYIYDDDGYRY; encoded by the exons ATGGGATCTGGCGCTGGAAGTTTTCTTAAGGTTTTTTTTAAGAACTTTGATATTCTTGCTGG TTATGCCTCAGTTAGGGCAATTGAATCCGAGTCTCGTGCCGATGACCGACAATGGCTTACATATTGGGTTCTCTATTCCATGATTACATTGCTGGAACTCACCTTTGCCAAAGTCATTGAATG GATCCCAATCTGGTCTCACGCGAAGCTGATTTTCACCTGCTGGCTGGTCATTCCGTACTTCAGTGGTGCTGCTTATGTTTACGAGCATTATTTGAGACCTTTCTTTATGAACCCACAACAGACAATTAGCATCTGGTATGTCCCGAGTAAGAAGGACTTCTTCAGTAAACCAGATGATATTTTAACTGCTGCCGAGCGATACATTGAAGAGAACGGGACTGATGCATTTGAGAAGCTCATTCATAGG GCTGACAAGTCGAGGAGCAGTGGTTACATATATGATGACGATGGCTACAGATATTGA
- the LOC108477273 gene encoding HVA22-like protein a isoform X1, whose product MGSGAGSFLKVFFKNFDILAGPVISLLYPLYASVRAIESESRADDRQWLTYWVLYSMITLLELTFAKVIEWIPIWSHAKLIFTCWLVIPYFSGAAYVYEHYLRPFFMNPQQTISIWYVPSKKDFFSKPDDILTAAERYIEENGTDAFEKLIHRADKSRSSGYIYDDDGYRY is encoded by the exons ATGGGATCTGGCGCTGGAAGTTTTCTTAAGGTTTTTTTTAAGAACTTTGATATTCTTGCTGG GCCAGTTATTAGTCTTCTGTATCCTCT TTATGCCTCAGTTAGGGCAATTGAATCCGAGTCTCGTGCCGATGACCGACAATGGCTTACATATTGGGTTCTCTATTCCATGATTACATTGCTGGAACTCACCTTTGCCAAAGTCATTGAATG GATCCCAATCTGGTCTCACGCGAAGCTGATTTTCACCTGCTGGCTGGTCATTCCGTACTTCAGTGGTGCTGCTTATGTTTACGAGCATTATTTGAGACCTTTCTTTATGAACCCACAACAGACAATTAGCATCTGGTATGTCCCGAGTAAGAAGGACTTCTTCAGTAAACCAGATGATATTTTAACTGCTGCCGAGCGATACATTGAAGAGAACGGGACTGATGCATTTGAGAAGCTCATTCATAGG GCTGACAAGTCGAGGAGCAGTGGTTACATATATGATGACGATGGCTACAGATATTGA
- the LOC108479218 gene encoding RINT1-like protein MAG2, with product MDSLQGLPPLSTLSTSVSSTLNAKLGTNHDLTQAPSIVAEFLTQCDDLERNLVHLNRTLESNLASYASFSNRIGHLFGIVNSKLIDLGSSVCLRSSVSDGQGLGEELPSLAKEVARVEAVRAYAEVASKLDNLIGDIEDAVSSTMNKNLRKDSSAQNSEETRMVAIKILKVTEDLLTSVTKARPQWACLVSAVDHRVDRSLAILRPQAIADHRALLTSFGWPPSLSNLTSSSLDARKSSEVPNPLFTMHGDLKRRYCENFFALCRLQELQRQRKSRQLEGHNREVALHQPLWAIEELVNPVSVACQCHFSKWIDKPEFIFALEYKITRDYVDSMDELLQPLVDEAMLTGYSCKEEWISAMVTSLSTYLAKEIFPIYIGQLEEESVTGIRSQARTSWLHLIDLMVSFDNRIKPLVEKSGILLSLLEDGTPRKISSLSVFCDRPDWLDMWAEIELDDAMEKLKPEIDEERNWTKKVQGADLSNSDDYKSPAVSSITFTCLSSLIERCRLLPTVSLRSRFLRLTSTPVINFFLDCLLLRCQEAEGLTALTDDDALIKVSNSVNAAHYSESILKEWCEDVFFLEMGLDQGEHPGESVAEYSGREVPIEEYGNGIFHEEIAKFEDFRTQWVEKITMVILRGFDARCRDYIKNRRQWQEKSEEGWTVSQTLIGALDYLQAKMALMEENLNRVDFAGIWRSLAAGVDKLIFNGILMSNVKFQEEGVERFGYDVEVVWGVFRAWCLRPEGFFLKVSESLKLLKMEKEQLEDSLKGGQKRMKENGIRHLSVAEVEKIGKNRVYTK from the exons ATGGACTCTCTGCAAGGTCTCCCTCCACTATCGACTCTGTCCACCTCAGTTTCCTCTACCCTCAACGCTAAACTCGGCACCAACCATGATCTAACCCAAGCACCAAGTATCGTCGCCGAGTTTCTGACTCAGTGCGATGATCTGGAACGAAATCTAGTCCACCTCAACCGCACCCTCGAGTCAAACCTCGCATCTTACGCTTCCTTCTCTAATCGCATCGGCCACCTCTTCGGCATTGTAAATTCGAAATTGATCGATCTAGGTTCCTCCGTTTGCCTTCGGTCCTCCGTTTCAG ACGGACAAGGGTTGGGAGAGGAGTTGCCGTCGTTGGCCAAGGAGGTGGCCAGAGTGGAAGCGGTCCGGGCATATGCAG AGGTAGCATCAAAACTGGATAATTTAATTGGTGATATTGAAGATGCTGTCTCTTCTACTATGAACAAAAATTTAAGAAAGGATTCTTCCGCACAAAATTCAGAA GAGACCCGCATGGTTGCTATTAAAATACTCAAAGTGACCGAAGACTTGTTAACTTCAGTCACGAAGGCACGGCCTCAATGGGCATGTCTAGTCTCAGCTGTTGATCACAGAGTAGATCGATCTCTAGCAATATTAAGACCCCAGGCAATTGCTGATCACCGAGCCCTTCTCACATCCTTTGGATGGCCACCATCACTTTCAAATTTGACTTCCTCAAGTCTGGATGCAAGGAAATCAAGTGAAGTCCCAAATCCTCTTTTCACAATGCATGGTGATCTCAAACGTCGGTATTGTGAAAACTTTTTTGCCCTGTGCCGCCTGCAGGAGTTGCAGAGACAAAGAAAATCACGGCAACTTGAGGGCCATAATCGGGAGGTCGCTCTTCACCAACCACTTTGGGCAATTGAAGAGCTTGTCAATCCTGTCTCTGTTGCATGCCAATGCCACTTTTCAAAGTGGATTGATAAACCAGAATTCATTTTTGCTCTGGAATATAAAATTACACGGGATTATGTTGATTCAATGGATGAGTTATTGCAGCCATTGGTTGATGAGGCAATGCTAACTGGTTACAGTTGCAAAGAAGAATGGATTTCTGCAATGGTAACATCCTTATCAACATATTTGGCGAAAGAGATATTCCCTATTTATATTGGTCAACTGGAGGAAGAGAGTGTGACTGGTATTAGATCACAGGCTAGGACATCTTGGCTCCATCTTATTGACTTGATGGTCTCTTTTGACAACCGGATAAAGCCTCTTGTAGAAAAATCTGGGATCTTGCTTTCCCTCCTGGAAGATGGGACTCCGCGTAAGATTTCATCTCTATCTGTGTTCTGTGATCGACCTGACTGGCTTGATATGTGGGCAGAAATAGAGCTAGATGATGCAATGGAAAAACTAAAACCAGAGATAGATGAAGAAAGAAACTGGACTAAGAAGGTTCAGGGGGCAGATCTCTCTAATTCTGATGACTATAAATCCCCTGCAGTTTCCAGCATTACTTTTACTTGTTTATCATCTTTGATTGAGCGGTGTCGATTGTTGCCTACAGTTTCTCTGAGGTCAAGGTTTCTGAGATTAACTAGTACACCAgtcataaatttttttttggattGCTTACTTCTCAGATGCCAAGAGGCTGAAGGATTGACTGCCTTAACTGATGATGATGCTCTAATCAAAGTTTCAAACTCTGTCAATGCAGCTCACTATTCCGAATCTATTTTAAAAGAATGGTGTGAGGATGTCTTTTTCCTTGAGATGGGATTGGATCAAGGTGAGCATCCTGGAGAGTCTGTTGCTGAATATAGTGGTCGCGAGGTTCCAATTGAAGAGTATGGAAATGGTATTTTCCATGAGGAGATTGCGAAGTTTGAAGATTTCAGAACACAGTGGGTTGAGAAGATAACTATGGTTATTTTAAGAGGATTTGATGCCCGATGCCGAGATTACATAAAGAACAGAAGGCAATGGCAGGAAAAGAGTGAAGAAGGTTGGACTGTATCACAAACATTGATAGGGGCCCTGGATTATTTGCAGGCGAAAATGGCACTAATGGAAGAAAATTTAAACAGGGTAGACTTTGCGGGAATCTGGAGGAGCCTGGCAGCGGGGGTGGATAAATTGATATTTAACGGCATTCTTATGAGCAATGTGAAGTTCCAAGAGGAGGGGGTGGAGAGATTTGGGTATGATGTAGAGGTGGTATGGGGAGTATTTAGGGCATGGTGTTTGAGGCCGGAAGGATTCTTTCTGAAGGTGAGCGAGAGCTTGAAGTTGTTGAAGATGGAAAAGGAGCAACTTGAAGACAGCCTGAAAGGGGGGCAGAAACGGATGAAGGAGAATGGAATTAGGCATTTGAGTGTAGCTGAGGTAGAAAAGATTGGGAAAAACAGAGTATATACCAAGTAA